The genomic stretch ACGATTAGAGGGATACAATCATGATGAAGATATTCCAAACCATGAGCTTTTCCAAGTATGATCTTATACCTTGCATCCCAATCCAAGAACAATCTCTTTTCATGGAGCAATCCAAACAAACTTCCATTACACATGTAATCAAACAACAACAATCTAGTTCCTCCATTGTTGCAGCATCCTAAAAGTCTTACTATATTTTTATGCCTCATCTGTTTTGTCGGAGTCTCTACGCAGTAAATAACGCTTGAGCAACCCTTTCCGACGATATTTGAATCCGACAACTTTGAAACCACGTTGTTGATGTTGAAGTTAAGCTTCTGGAATGGAGTGAAAGACCATTCCATTTCAAAttcatcaaaattatttctcCCATAGAAACTGTCCCCTTGAATCCTTAGTACTAAAATAATTCCACAAGTGACAATAGCAGAAGTTAAAATAACACCAAGGAAAGATTCTTACAGTTTCAGTGCCAATTCTGATTTTGGTGTTTTTGA from Vicia villosa cultivar HV-30 ecotype Madison, WI linkage group LG4, Vvil1.0, whole genome shotgun sequence encodes the following:
- the LOC131595665 gene encoding LRR receptor-like serine/threonine-protein kinase RGI2; this encodes MEWSFTPFQKLNFNINNVVSKLSDSNIVGKGCSSVIYCVETPTKQMRHKNIVRLLGCCNNGGTRLLLFDYMCNGSLFGLLHEKRLFLDWDARYKIILGKAHGLEYLHHDCIPLIVHRNIKANNILDGPQFEAFLADFGLAKLVTSSDCSRSSHVVAGSYGYITPSLVKL